The following is a genomic window from Nitrosomonas communis.
TATGAGCAACAGCGAGGTCTTTATAATATGACCTAATTCCATTTCTAAATCAAAACTGACTTTGTCGGCTTCACCTTGCCGTATTATTTATACTGTCTGCGGCTCACCTTCGCATCATTTTTGATTTAGAAATAGAATAGGGGTTTATTAGGGATAGGCCACGGTTTTAGTTATGGGAGAAACAGATTGCTGCATTATGGTTTTATAATCTTGTACGGTCGTCCAGATTTGCTAATACTTCCCGATGTCCCGGTGTCTGGCGATATCTGCAGCTTAAAGAGTTCATTGCTGAGCGAGCTGTACCCTTCCTGTCCGTCAGATTCTTTTACCAGTCCTGACTTCAATTCATAACGAAACAGCTCGTAGTAAGCTTCCAACCAGTAAAACCGTGGTCTACCCACTATTTGTTACCCTATTTGCCTAGTATTCTACGCTCAGCTAAGTTATTTGTTACGAGCTGGCGTAAAGGGTTTCGGCTTGGTAGGAATCTCGGTATCGCTAAACGTTTTCATATACGCTACGATAGCATCCTCTTCTTCTGAGGTTAACCCAAGATTACCAAGAATAGGTCCTCTGCGAGCGGTATTTTCTGGGTGCTCTGCTGCGGGCCAGCATTTATTCGCCAGTGCCTCCTCTTCCGTGTCTACACCTAATTCGGGAGGGCACACTGTGGCGCTCGTATTATAGAAATTTACGAAACCCTTGAGACTCTTGAAGAAACCATTATGAGCATAGGCCTTCACGAAAGAGGGATTGGGACGAGTATCCACGCCGCGCAGGGTTGGAGTCTTCCAAAAGCCACGGTGAGCCGGGTCGTTGGTGGTATCACTGAGGCCATCGTCTGGGTTCGTAAGGTTGAACTGTCCGATCGCGGGATTGGGCGGTGTGCCTATATTATGGTAGCTAAAATCGGTGTACAGCTGAGTAGGCTCCGCCCCATCTGACGGATTCGGACCAAAAGGAGAATTGCCACTATTATGACATACCACGCAATTGGCTCCTTTACCGTTAGGGGCGGGCCCGCTAATTATGTTGCCGCCAATCTTCACCGTATAAAACAGGTCATGACCCAGATTTTCCTGCTCAGTTAAACCGTCTAACGGAAACTTTTTGTCAGCATCGTTTGCGAGCGCCTGGTCACGCCTGGAGCTAAACGAAACGACTTTGCCGGAGTCTTGGAAGGCGGCAATTGCTACTGCAATACGCTTGTAATTCACATCGACGTGAGTATCGTCGCAAGTGATCGGAATAGTCCAGGCCTGCTCGAAAAGGGGAGCATACTGAGCCTTTTGAACATGTCGGCAAACACCGGCTCTATCCGCTTTGTTCTGCTCGACAGGATTGACGAAAGGGCCTAGCGCCTGGACGGCGGTCGGTCCCCGATATTGGCCGTAAGCAGTTTTTAGTCCAGCAGGATCGGCCGTTCCTGCAAAAACCTCATCGCCAATTTTGTTCGGGTCAGTAGTGTTTCCGGTAGGAATATTACCTTTAGCACGGCCGTCCCAGAAAGCACCCCCGAGTACTCCGGACGGTGGACCAACCACACCTTCCTGAAATGGTGGGATGAAACTTGCGTAAGCACTAGCGGGTGGCTTACGGTTTCCGATCGTGTGCGGATTGGCACCGGTTATCGCTACTTGAGTAAGGTTGGTCTGGGAATGCGGTCCCGTCCAGCCAGCCCTCGGGTCATGGCAAGTAACGCATGCCATGCGCGGTGGATTGGAGATTTTGTCCCAAAGACTTGTTCACCCAACTGCCGTAGGGCGTCAGGGTTAGCAGCATTCGTGCTGAGAGAGGAAAAGAATAACGGAAACGCCACGGCTAACGCGACGATTAAAGACTTTTGGATTTCCTTAAGAATCATAATGCCCATCATCTCCAATAAGAGTAACAAACGTATAGAAATTCATTTCTTTTCATTTGAAGCAGAAGAAATGCATAGGATCAAATTAGTAGAGCTTTGTTACTTGTTGCGTGGGTATGCTAGAGAGATAGGAAAGCGTCATACAATACGGCATTTGCATACATTTTCATGCTTAAAATAATAAAGGGGGCTACCATTGAATTAATAGAACTTGAGGTCGATAACCACTCGCTTCACTCTTGCTTTTTAAATTCATGGTTCTATAAATTAGACGAAAGCCTCCATTTTCAATACTTTTATAGCTGTTCCAGATTACTTGATTCGCCTTGCTACCGTTAAATAAAAAGCGTCCGCCAGGTTGCCAGTAACATTTATTCATACTGTCAGGTGCTCCGCAAGCTTATGCGGATGCCGTTTGTCTCCCCATGCCAGGAACGAACAGTGGGTTTTTACATTATTCGTTGGCAACAGTGGCATTGCGGAACGATGATACGGAAAATGCAATCATTGCGGATATGAGTTATCAGATTGCGACTCATCAAAGTACTGAGGAAACAAAGAAAGCCAGTGATTGTTGATTCGA
Proteins encoded in this region:
- a CDS encoding cytochrome-c peroxidase translates to MACVTCHDPRAGWTGPHSQTNLTQVAITGANPHTIGNRKPPASAYASFIPPFQEGVVGPPSGVLGGAFWDGRAKGNIPTGNTTDPNKIGDEVFAGTADPAGLKTAYGQYRGPTAVQALGPFVNPVEQNKADRAGVCRHVQKAQYAPLFEQAWTIPITCDDTHVDVNYKRIAVAIAAFQDSGKVVSFSSRRDQALANDADKKFPLDGLTEQENLGHDLFYTVKIGGNIISGPAPNGKGANCVVCHNSGNSPFGPNPSDGAEPTQLYTDFSYHNIGTPPNPAIGQFNLTNPDDGLSDTTNDPAHRGFWKTPTLRGVDTRPNPSFVKAYAHNGFFKSLKGFVNFYNTSATVCPPELGVDTEEEALANKCWPAAEHPENTARRGPILGNLGLTSEEEDAIVAYMKTFSDTEIPTKPKPFTPARNK